The proteins below are encoded in one region of Berryella intestinalis:
- a CDS encoding ABC transporter ATP-binding protein, with translation MGSILDIQGAGGHGSPAPFICIEDAVVQRAGRAILSIDSLKIAEGESVAIIGPNGSGKSTLVGLIARTLLPLHRDNPPVVFRGQPRITLSEIRSLVGVVSSTMQEETSVHLPALDIVAGGVEGTLGLRPRMDERDVARARRIAWECMEQIGIADLAERDMLTLSTGQARRVLIARALAGNPTALCFDEPCTGLDPEGMHYVRRTMRHVVQAGHPLVLVTHYLDDIVPEIKRVIALKDGHVFADGPKEEILTDRLMSALFDLSVLVTNIQGRYSLVTAY, from the coding sequence GTGGGGAGCATCCTCGACATCCAAGGCGCGGGCGGGCATGGCTCTCCCGCGCCTTTCATTTGCATCGAAGACGCGGTGGTCCAGCGCGCCGGTCGGGCCATCCTGTCAATCGATTCCCTGAAGATTGCCGAGGGGGAGTCGGTGGCGATCATCGGCCCGAACGGTTCGGGAAAGTCCACGCTGGTCGGACTCATCGCCCGAACGCTGCTTCCCCTGCACCGCGACAATCCGCCCGTCGTGTTTCGCGGGCAGCCGCGGATAACGCTTTCCGAGATCCGCTCGCTTGTTGGCGTGGTGTCGTCGACCATGCAGGAGGAAACGTCCGTCCACCTCCCTGCGCTCGACATCGTGGCCGGCGGGGTGGAGGGGACGTTGGGGTTGCGCCCGCGCATGGACGAACGGGACGTTGCCCGCGCGCGGCGGATCGCATGGGAGTGCATGGAGCAGATCGGCATAGCCGACCTCGCCGAACGGGATATGCTGACGCTGTCAACCGGCCAGGCCCGACGGGTTCTCATCGCCCGCGCCCTGGCGGGAAATCCCACGGCGCTCTGCTTCGACGAGCCCTGCACGGGCCTCGATCCCGAGGGGATGCACTACGTGCGCCGCACCATGCGCCATGTGGTCCAGGCGGGGCATCCCCTGGTTTTAGTCACGCACTACCTCGACGACATCGTTCCCGAAATAAAGCGCGTCATCGCGCTGAAGGACGGGCACGTGTTCGCTGACGGGCCGAAGGAAGAGATCCTTACCGACCGCCTTATGAGCGCGCTGTTCGACCTATCCGTTTTGGTGACGAATATACAGGGTCGTTACTCGTTGGTTACGGCCTATTAA
- a CDS encoding SHIRT domain-containing protein, with protein MTLACALALGTVPVSGYAADSATLGQGSSPAPSTSAEAAAPAASSAAQPASGETASAKDGSAVEGSESEKSTARTDAAAPAASVEGENPSAATSAKEAAPASASEQTGSDKSASENVKSAQEAAGDNKYQGKVSFIGQWTNESASLVDTEKTFASASDKLGEPATNPGTLRSLAKIFLGWSDKPLSDKRELAEGARLFTASDTVGSAFPDGIPQGAKMYGVYYSVNDPDSPFNPSGGFTGGLQYLGLVPGLLPGALINNNSVEINKETPAENTLPDTTLSSTNESTEEVEVNGKKQTVKTNTVIDTYKKKDDANTINETVFTSEFKMNDTVAMLVYRNKVGSNAHRPILSYDYNQRYAENGEFNTKDGFDAGYTYVDLNVDLDPQLTVPETLYLEYKGYSWRPLYVLGTDKKQLEVVNPSNEAGLGNTKASFGSLVSNTDPRVTFGVKTEGNHKLTVRMVLREGEAEKIAEGSIKPAAGKTVAEEILSNMTLRALSTTDLKTIMPDKSQAELNKRVLRIDDAVAYELAASQGQKTLQVTGTVNGHVFASAGSLNALGFSIPLAANRAIDRVLANMVKVGYVLPKFKVTYEFASATPGKDLPEAVTAQVPADNADVENGFEPTFARTFDDVLVKGGIWTFKQWTVDANGTRTPIDAAAKLAVDREDLKLVGEWEFIETKVPDDAPKIEVPEGKLPETPAPSEDKVVVPPTTQADAPAKVSAAVPAKLPVTGDAFVIAAVVAGVALASSGALAFVLRKRRAEK; from the coding sequence GTGACTTTGGCGTGTGCCCTGGCTTTGGGGACGGTCCCCGTTTCGGGGTACGCCGCCGACAGCGCCACGCTTGGTCAGGGGTCATCCCCGGCTCCCTCGACGAGCGCGGAGGCCGCTGCGCCCGCCGCATCCTCTGCCGCTCAACCCGCTTCGGGCGAGACCGCCTCGGCCAAGGACGGATCTGCGGTTGAAGGGTCTGAGTCCGAGAAATCAACCGCTCGCACTGATGCCGCCGCTCCGGCTGCTTCTGTCGAGGGGGAGAACCCCAGCGCGGCGACCTCCGCGAAAGAGGCCGCGCCCGCTTCTGCGAGCGAGCAGACCGGCTCTGACAAGAGCGCTTCGGAAAACGTGAAGAGCGCCCAGGAAGCGGCCGGCGACAACAAGTACCAGGGTAAGGTGTCGTTCATCGGACAGTGGACGAACGAGTCGGCCTCGCTGGTGGATACCGAGAAGACCTTCGCCAGCGCATCCGACAAGCTGGGCGAGCCTGCGACGAACCCCGGCACGCTGAGGAGCTTGGCTAAGATCTTCCTCGGCTGGTCCGACAAGCCCCTCAGCGACAAGCGCGAACTCGCCGAGGGCGCGCGCCTGTTCACGGCCTCCGACACTGTCGGAAGCGCGTTTCCCGACGGCATTCCCCAGGGCGCGAAGATGTACGGCGTGTACTACAGCGTGAACGACCCCGATTCCCCGTTCAATCCCTCGGGCGGATTCACGGGTGGGCTTCAGTACCTGGGCCTCGTCCCCGGGCTTTTGCCGGGCGCCCTGATCAATAACAACTCCGTCGAGATCAACAAGGAGACCCCTGCGGAAAACACGCTGCCCGACACCACTCTCTCTTCGACTAACGAGAGCACCGAGGAAGTGGAGGTCAACGGCAAGAAGCAGACTGTCAAGACGAATACCGTCATAGACACCTACAAGAAGAAAGACGACGCCAACACCATCAACGAGACGGTGTTCACATCCGAATTCAAGATGAACGACACCGTTGCGATGCTGGTGTACCGCAACAAAGTGGGCAGCAATGCTCATCGTCCCATCCTCTCGTACGACTACAACCAGCGCTACGCCGAGAACGGCGAGTTCAACACCAAGGATGGATTCGATGCGGGCTACACCTATGTAGACCTGAACGTGGATCTCGACCCCCAGCTGACGGTCCCCGAGACGCTGTACCTCGAGTACAAGGGCTACTCGTGGAGGCCTCTGTATGTTCTGGGCACCGACAAGAAACAGCTCGAGGTGGTGAACCCATCCAACGAGGCGGGCCTCGGCAACACCAAGGCGAGCTTCGGTTCTCTGGTGAGCAACACCGACCCGAGAGTGACGTTCGGCGTCAAGACCGAAGGCAACCACAAGCTGACCGTCCGCATGGTTTTGCGCGAGGGCGAGGCGGAGAAGATCGCCGAAGGGTCTATCAAGCCCGCAGCTGGTAAAACGGTGGCCGAAGAGATCCTGAGCAACATGACCCTGCGCGCCCTTTCCACGACCGATCTGAAGACCATCATGCCGGACAAGAGCCAGGCCGAGTTGAACAAGCGCGTCCTGCGCATCGACGATGCGGTTGCCTACGAGCTCGCCGCTTCTCAGGGTCAGAAGACCTTGCAGGTGACGGGTACGGTCAACGGTCACGTGTTCGCTTCGGCTGGATCTTTGAACGCTCTCGGGTTCTCCATCCCCCTGGCCGCAAACAGGGCGATCGACCGCGTGTTGGCCAACATGGTGAAGGTCGGCTACGTTCTGCCCAAGTTCAAGGTGACGTACGAATTCGCAAGCGCAACTCCGGGCAAGGACCTTCCCGAGGCCGTTACTGCGCAGGTGCCCGCGGACAACGCCGATGTGGAGAACGGCTTCGAGCCCACTTTCGCTCGAACCTTCGATGACGTGCTGGTGAAGGGTGGTATCTGGACGTTCAAGCAGTGGACGGTCGATGCTAACGGGACCCGCACCCCGATCGATGCGGCTGCGAAGCTGGCCGTCGATCGGGAAGACCTGAAACTGGTTGGCGAGTGGGAGTTCATCGAGACCAAGGTTCCCGATGACGCCCCGAAGATCGAGGTGCCCGAAGGCAAGCTGCCCGAGACTCCGGCTCCTTCTGAGGATAAGGTCGTCGTTCCTCCTACGACCCAGGCCGATGCTCCCGCCAAGGTTTCTGCCGCCGTTCCCGCCAAACTGCCGGTTACGGGTGATGCATTCGTGATCGCCGCGGTGGTTGCGGGCGTCGCGC
- a CDS encoding peptidylprolyl isomerase has product MLKKNFAKMAVAATFVVAGVLGLAGCSNSNSGTDASTKTAVTINGVSISEGEVTAKIESIRDRYGLLEDSAWGQWLAQYGMTPETIRQQMIDSYVEQELVKSGASELGISVEDSEVDSYVEQMKANYDSDDAWKSALSSAGFTEEDYRNTITSSILKNNIQRKLAESIEVTDDEKLTYAQQYASVLSGAKRSSHILFASDDAENAQKVLDQLKSGAVSFEDAAKQNSTDTGSAANGGDVGWDKLSNFVSEYTTALGSLEKGQMSDLVTSKFGIHIIKCTDVWEAPSELTSIDQMPSEMLDAIVRMSLSSKSQTAFSDWIKEQKEKATIEVADMPKGLSYDIDMSKYPSQSSATTPDASSSDASSSESSESSDQSTAQSGDSSTEQSSGSDKPASNS; this is encoded by the coding sequence ATGCTGAAGAAGAATTTTGCGAAGATGGCCGTTGCAGCGACGTTCGTTGTGGCCGGCGTCCTCGGCCTTGCGGGCTGTTCCAACTCCAATTCCGGGACCGACGCCAGCACCAAAACCGCAGTCACCATCAACGGCGTGTCGATCAGCGAGGGCGAGGTCACAGCGAAGATCGAGTCCATTCGCGATCGTTACGGCCTGCTCGAGGATTCTGCCTGGGGCCAGTGGCTCGCGCAGTACGGCATGACCCCCGAAACCATTCGCCAGCAGATGATCGACTCCTACGTCGAGCAGGAACTGGTGAAAAGCGGCGCTTCCGAGCTGGGCATCTCCGTCGAGGATTCCGAAGTGGACTCCTATGTGGAGCAGATGAAGGCCAATTACGATTCCGACGACGCCTGGAAATCGGCCCTCTCGTCCGCCGGCTTCACCGAGGAGGACTACCGCAACACCATCACGTCTTCCATTCTGAAGAACAACATCCAGCGCAAGCTCGCCGAGAGCATCGAGGTCACCGACGATGAGAAGCTGACGTACGCTCAGCAGTACGCTTCGGTGCTGAGCGGCGCGAAGCGCTCTTCCCATATCCTGTTCGCTTCCGATGACGCTGAAAACGCCCAGAAGGTCCTCGACCAGCTGAAGTCCGGAGCCGTTTCGTTCGAGGACGCAGCCAAGCAGAACTCCACCGACACCGGTTCGGCGGCAAACGGCGGCGACGTCGGCTGGGACAAGCTGTCGAACTTCGTTTCCGAATACACCACGGCTTTGGGATCGCTTGAGAAAGGCCAGATGAGCGATCTGGTAACCAGCAAGTTCGGAATCCACATCATCAAGTGCACCGATGTGTGGGAGGCGCCCTCCGAGCTCACCAGCATCGACCAGATGCCTTCCGAGATGCTCGACGCTATTGTCCGCATGTCCCTTTCGTCGAAGTCGCAAACCGCGTTCTCCGACTGGATCAAGGAGCAGAAGGAGAAGGCGACTATCGAGGTGGCCGACATGCCCAAGGGCCTGTCCTACGACATCGACATGAGCAAGTATCCCAGCCAGTCAAGCGCTACGACGCCCGACGCTAGCTCGTCTGATGCTTCGAGCTCCGAGTCGTCGGAGAGCTCGGACCAGTCCACCGCGCAAAGCGGCGATTCTTCGACCGAGCAATCGTCTGGCTCTGACAAGCCCGCTTCCAACTCGTAG
- the typA gene encoding translational GTPase TypA, with translation MKQENIRNVAIIAHVDHGKTTLVDRLLYAAGAFRENQRVEERVLDSNDQERERGITILSKNIAIKYGDVKINVIDTPGHADFGGEVERVLNMADGALLIVDAFEGPMPQTRFVLRHALALGLRIVVVVNKIDRPGARPDEVVDEVFDLMVELDANDEQLDFPVVFASAMNGYARYAHDDDNMDMIPLLDTIVNKVPSPDCEPSGPVALQICTVDHSSFVGRIGVGRLYSGTMHKNEQALVIKNDGTRYNTSIKQVMVFSDLGKEEVAEATAGDIIAVVGVEDADIGDMVTSRENPIRLDPIEVEQPTMAVVFEPSTSPLVGREGDIVGGRQIRERLLKEAESNISMRITDVPDSTGMEVAGRGVLHLSVLMETMRREGFEFQVGRPRVIIKKDERGNKLEPIEEATVDVPSEYAGKAIEVFGTAGGEMIDMYQRGDDTHLVFKIPSRGTMGLRTRLLNATRGEAVMFHHFSEYGAYRGEMGHRKNGSMIAMDTGKSVAYALDTLQQRGKLFVGPGEDCYEGMIVGESAKEGDMVVNVEKSKNLGNQRSSSADKAISLTPPQTFTLEEALEYIEDDELVEVTPQSIRLRKRLLSAIDRKKANKQ, from the coding sequence TTGAAACAGGAGAACATCCGCAACGTCGCCATCATTGCCCACGTCGATCACGGCAAGACTACGCTCGTCGATCGGCTGCTGTACGCCGCCGGCGCGTTCCGCGAGAACCAACGCGTCGAAGAGCGCGTGCTTGACAGCAACGACCAGGAGCGCGAGCGCGGCATCACCATCCTCTCTAAGAACATCGCCATCAAATACGGCGACGTCAAGATCAACGTGATCGATACCCCGGGTCACGCCGATTTCGGCGGCGAGGTGGAGCGCGTGCTGAACATGGCCGACGGCGCCCTGCTCATCGTGGACGCTTTCGAGGGCCCCATGCCCCAGACGCGGTTCGTCTTGCGCCATGCGCTGGCCCTGGGCCTGCGCATCGTGGTGGTGGTGAACAAGATCGACCGCCCCGGCGCCCGTCCCGACGAAGTGGTCGACGAGGTGTTCGATCTGATGGTCGAGCTCGATGCGAACGATGAGCAGCTCGATTTCCCTGTCGTGTTCGCCTCTGCGATGAACGGATACGCCCGCTATGCGCACGATGACGACAACATGGATATGATCCCCTTGCTCGACACCATCGTGAACAAGGTCCCCTCGCCCGATTGCGAGCCGTCGGGCCCCGTCGCGCTCCAGATCTGCACGGTCGACCATTCCAGTTTCGTGGGCCGCATCGGAGTCGGGAGACTGTATTCGGGCACGATGCACAAAAACGAGCAGGCCCTCGTCATCAAAAACGACGGAACCCGCTACAACACCTCGATCAAGCAGGTCATGGTGTTCAGCGACCTGGGTAAAGAAGAGGTCGCCGAGGCCACGGCGGGAGACATCATCGCGGTGGTGGGCGTCGAGGACGCGGACATCGGGGACATGGTCACCAGCCGCGAGAACCCCATCCGCCTCGATCCCATCGAGGTCGAGCAGCCCACGATGGCGGTCGTGTTCGAGCCTTCTACCAGCCCGCTCGTGGGCCGCGAGGGGGATATCGTCGGCGGTCGCCAGATTCGGGAGCGCCTGCTCAAAGAGGCCGAGAGCAATATCTCCATGCGCATCACCGACGTTCCCGATTCGACGGGGATGGAGGTCGCGGGGCGCGGCGTCCTGCATCTTTCGGTCCTTATGGAGACGATGCGCCGCGAAGGGTTCGAATTTCAGGTGGGTCGCCCGCGCGTGATCATCAAGAAAGACGAGCGCGGTAACAAGCTCGAGCCCATCGAGGAGGCGACGGTGGATGTTCCCAGCGAGTATGCGGGCAAGGCCATCGAGGTGTTCGGCACCGCCGGCGGCGAGATGATCGACATGTACCAACGCGGCGACGACACCCATCTGGTGTTCAAGATCCCCTCGCGCGGCACGATGGGCCTGCGCACGCGCCTTTTGAACGCGACGCGCGGCGAAGCCGTCATGTTCCACCACTTCTCCGAGTACGGCGCCTATCGCGGCGAGATGGGTCACCGTAAAAACGGCTCGATGATCGCCATGGACACGGGCAAGTCGGTCGCGTACGCCCTCGACACGCTGCAGCAGCGCGGCAAGCTGTTCGTCGGCCCGGGCGAAGACTGCTACGAGGGCATGATCGTCGGCGAATCCGCCAAGGAAGGCGACATGGTGGTGAACGTCGAGAAGTCGAAGAACCTGGGCAATCAGCGCTCTTCGTCGGCCGATAAGGCGATTTCGCTCACGCCTCCCCAGACGTTCACGCTCGAAGAGGCGCTCGAGTACATCGAGGACGACGAGCTGGTCGAGGTGACTCCGCAGTCGATCCGACTGAGGAAGCGCCTGCTGTCGGCGATCGACCGCAAAAAAGCGAACAAGCAGTAG